One uncultured Draconibacterium sp. genomic window, TATTTAACCATAAAATTAGTTGACAAATACACATTTTTCCTGTAAATTTATAGAAAAAGGCATTGGAATTTGAGCATCAAACTTAAATCAAATTGTTATGGGAAATAGTTTTTTAATCATTGTCTTTCTTATTGTTGCTTTAATCCTTTTAGGATTTGTTTTGAAAAATAAGGAAGTTAAAGCAAAATTATTGATATCCTTAATTTATGTAATTGTTACAGGCGCAATTATTAGTATTGGCGCATTATTGGGCTATCGTAACTTTATTCAGATTTCCTTTCACCTGGTGTATATTTTGTTGGGTTCCTGGATGCTTGTAATGGGGATTCTACATGTGTTTTTGATAAAAATATTACTTCCATGGGCCGATGAAGAAAACTACGGATCGGAATTACTTTTTACAATACTGGTTGCAGCAGTGGGGGCAGTATTTATGTTATTACTATTCCGGTTTATCAACTTTATGTTTTATCCGGGTATAAATTTAACTACACTCTTACTCTTTATTTTACCTTATGTTTTTTATGGTGTATTAAGAAGATACCTCAGTATCCCGGTAAAAATTCTTCGCAAATGGTATTATCCCGTTGATAAACATGTTGAAGATCCATCGGACAGAGAAATGGAAATGCCACTGGTGGTAGGTTTTGAGTTTAAAAAGAAAAAAGAAGATAAAAACATGACCGCTTTTCGGGCAAAAGCACCCAAGGAGATGGCGTTTGGAAAGCTGTTTTACTATTTTATAAACGATTACAATCATCGGAATCCTGATGAAAAAATTGAATACTTAGATGAAAACGAAAAATCAATAGGTTGGATTTTTTATTTCAAACCAAAAATGTTTAGTAAAATCCGCTACATCGATCCTGAAGAAACCAACAGCTTTAATCTGATTAAAGAAAATACGATAATTGTGTGCAAACGTGTAATAGAAAAATAAAATGAAAAGCGATAATCCAAACCTTCCTGTCAACTGGATTGACGGAATGAAAATAAATAAAAATCATTTTATTGCGACTGATTTAAACGTTGGGCAGCAAATCAGAAACACGTACTCATCGTTTATTAATCCATACAATTATGGATTGCTTTTACAAAACTCTGCACAAAAAGAAGGACCAAATGTTGTTTTAGATATCGACAATCAGGGATTTGTGCATGCAAAAGTAATTAATTGCAGTGCCGTAACCCGAGGAGGAATACGTATAGAAATAAAAGAAAACTATTTTGCAGATAAAGAATTAGCAGAAAGTTTACCTGCAGTTACCCTGAATGCCGAGACAAATCAGAAACAAGCATATTACATTGCGCTTAATGTAAACATTAATGAGCGAGTTCCTTTTGGGGTTCCCAATGCCGATGAAGTGCCGCCACGTTTGCCGTTTATTTTGCCAGGCTTTCATTTGTCGGTTCACGAGGTAAACAATCTCAATACCATTCGCTCTGAAAATGCCTTGGTGCTTGGTAAACTAATTTTTAAAGGAGATAAACCAGAACTCGACGAAGAATATATTCCGCCATGTCAAACCATTTACAGTCATTCAAAACTAGTGGAATATCACGCGCAACTGCTAAAGGTTTTGGGACAGATTGAGATTGACATTATTAGTATTCTGAAGAGAATTAAAGATAAAAAACAAAGCACGAACATTGCCGAAACGGTTGCCGATGTAGCGAATTCGCTACTTATATTTATGGATGTATACTTAATTGAGTTCAGAAATATGGCCAAATATTATCCACCGGTCTTTATTTTCGAACAAATGGCAGCGCTGGCCCGTAATATCAATAATTCTATAAATAAACAGTCAACAGCAGACCGGGAGGAAATGCTGAATTACATACAGGATTGGAGCAACCTAAAACAAGGAGAATTTGAGGAGATGCTTGTTCGGGCAATCGAATATAAATATGATCACGACGATATAAGTAAATCCATTAATGGATTGGCACCATTTGTAAATTCAATTTCAAAAGTATTTAATACACTAAGTAATCTTGATTTTATTGGGAAGAAAAAAGATCGTCAGATTTTCGTTAAAGAGCAAAAAGAAAAACCGGGAAATAGTTTTCTCGTAGATTAAAGGAAGTAAAACCTTAAAAATTATTTTTATGGATCCACTTAACAAACAGGAACGAACAGAAGCGGTAATTAAAATGCTTGCATTCTTTCTTTTAGCAGTAATAATTGTGGCAATTCCGATGTATTATGCTTTTAGTTTGCCTGAAAAGGAGGCCGAATGGAATGCAACAGAATACAACGATCTGGTAAAAAAATTGAAAGATAAGGAACAGTTTGAAAAAGATTTTCTTCAAAAAACCGATTCTGCAATTGCATTGTTTCAGGCTTATCAGAGAGAGGAAGATGAAATGGCTCGCGATAAAATTCAGTTGCGTTACTCAAATGCGACCAATCAAATGGAGGACTACCTGGAACGTATTGCGAACGACAGTATTCGGGCAGACTTGTATGATAATGTAATATTTACCTACAATAATCTTTTTAGTGCCTGGAACGAAAGAAATGACTTACAGGATCAGTTGAATGAATGCATGGAGCAAAGTCAAAGTCAGAAAAAGGAACTGAATAAAAAATCGGAAATTCTTACTGAAAAAACGGAGTTTGTTGAGCAGGAAAGAGCAAAAACCATTCAGGAAAAGGAGATTGACTTAATAAACAAGGCATTGGCCAAACATAACAACAGTATACGGCTTGCTGCCAAAGAGCTGGGATCGACCGAACGCAAACTCAGAAAACGAATGAAAGAACTTGGAATTATTGACTAGTTGTTCTTTCGCAAAATAATGAGACTTTGTATAAATGGCAAAAAATGAGCATATAGAAGAAGCCATTCAAAATGTTTTCTATGATATTAGAGCAGAAGCAGTACTTGCTGAACTGATAGAAAACGGTATGAATCAGGATGACTATGTTGCCGTTTCAAAAGGTATTTTTAAGCGAAGGTATGCCAGAGATATTGATGCTGTAGAAGAGCTTAAACTTGAAAATTCACAACAACTATTAGCGTTTCAAATCAATCGTGATGGAATTTACGATTCATTACCTGAAGGACTTTTTCACCGAAAAACCGGAAATGAAAACAGTCCCAAACGAAAATTCTCGGAAGATTCTGTAGAGTTAAAAAGAGAAGAAAAAGAAGCGCGCACTTTTTTCCTGCCATTTGAAAATGAATTGTTTCGCCATAAGGTTAATCTTGAGCTCGAAGAACGAAAAATACTTAGCAGATTTAGCGAAAAGATTTTTAATGACATCTATCCTGAATTCTGGAGTTTGCACCGAACCATAAATCGAGATTATGTGTACCGAATGGTTTTACTCTTGCATTTTGTACATAAAATAACAGGAAATATTGCATTAACTGCACGTTGTTTGGAGTCAATTATTGAAGAAAAGGTGGAAGCCCGTCTTTCGCGTATACGAATTAGTCACACTGATAAAGATCAAAAAGAAACAAATGGGAAAGTTGTCTTGGGCTCAGCAGCTGTGGGTGTCGATTTTATTTGTGGCGATGCGATTGAGAACGATGTTGTAAATCTGGAATTTAGTATTGGTCCTTTGCAAAATACGGAGGCCGTTGATTATTTAAAGATGGGTTCGGTACAACGCTTTTTGGATTGTTTTTACAGTTATTTTGTTCCTGTTGAATATGAGGTAAAAACCACGGTTGTAGTGAGTGAGACCAAACAAAACTTTTTACTTGAAAGTCAATTGGAAGGTCCTGTGCTTGGCTATGAAACCTGTTTGTAACAACAAAAGTTTGTGCGATGCAAATTGAATACTATAAATTGCCATTGAAGCTACACCTGCTTACTCAGAAAAAAGAACATGAGAAATGTAATTTGTCTGAGTCGGTGGCCGGAATGATTCATTTAATTGCTGTAACATACTTTGGCGAATGCAAACACGATAGCACCTTTGGTTGTGAAATTTGGGAACATGATTTTGAGAATATTAGTAATCCGCAACAATACAGAGAAAATTTAATTAAGTCGGTGCAACAAACGATTCAAAAACAGGAGAAAAGATTGACAGACATTCGTGTTGATATTCAGGTTGAACAAATTGATTATAAGTTTATACAACGAAGAATAAAAAGCAGGATTACACTAAAAGTTCATGCAACGCTGCTTGCAACAAACGAATCCTTTGTGCATTACGACCAGTTTTTTATTGGGCCTTTATCTTATTTTTAAGACGATGCAGGAATCAAAAGAGAAAATAAATAGCAGGATGATAAAGAATGCCTCGCGCCTGTGGGGTTTTCAAGACACGCAATCGGAAAGTTCATTCGATCCTGTGGTAGGATTAATTTTAGGAGCTTTATCAAACGAACTGGCAAAAATTTCGGCTGATATTAATACGGTTGAAGCCCGAATTTTGGAAAAGCTGGTGGATTTATTAACTCCTGAACCAATTACCGGACCATCTCCGGCACATGCCATTTTACGTGCAAAATCAACAGATTCTTCTTTACATATTTCATCTGCTTATCAGTTCTATTTAAACAAGCGGAAGATTGTTCCCGGAGAACATTCCGGAGATGATGTTCCTGTGTTTTTTTCTCCAACAGGTAGATTCAAATTGTTCGATGGTCAAATAAAATATCTGGCTTCGTCGTCAAAGATTTTTCAATTTCACGATGAACTTGAAAAAGAGATAATTGCAGTCGGTCGAACATCAAGTATGGCAAAAACATCAGAGCTATGGTTTGGATTGGAATTGGCTACTGAACTGGATTCATTGGAAGATTTATCATTGTGTTTTGATTTGCGGGACGAAGATTACGAAGAAAGTTTTTATGAGTCATTGGCCAAAGGGAAATGGACGATAAATAAAAAGCAGGTGCAGTTTGTTCAAGGATTAAATGAAGAGAAAAGACAAGCGAAGAGTATTGACAGCCTGTTAAAATCAGAATTGGATGTGTCAACCAAAATTACAAACCACATTCAGCGTTTTTATCATCGGAAGTTTCAAACATTAAATACACCTGGTTTTGTAGCGCCAAAAGTTGCTGAAAGTAGTGTTCCTGACGAGTTCTTTGATGCATTCTTAAGCAGTGATCTGCAAAAAATTGAAAGTGATTTGATATGGATAAAAGTGGAATTTCCACAAATATTACCTGCTGATGTTGTGGATGATCTTTTTTGTTCAATTAACTGTTTTCCTGCTTTTAACCGCCATTTGGAAGAGTTTACGCAATCGGCCCGCGAGTTTATTAATATTATTCCATTACTAACTGATGAAGTATTTTTCGACGTAAAGAAAATATCTACCAGTAATGGCAAATATTTTACCCGAAAATCGTTCTCAGGTATTAACGAAATAGAAGAAGGAACTTACATCATTCGTAATGGGGGAGTAGGTCGGTTTGATTCACGAAATGCAGCGGAAATAATTAACTATTTGCTCGAATTATTACGCGATGAAAGTGCTGCATTTTCAATTATTGGAGCCGATATGATTACCTCGGATTTGAAAGAATTGAATCAGACCATAACACGTTTGGAACACCGATTAACTGAAAGTAATGTAATTAAAAAAGATATACCTTATTTGTTATTAAAAGCAAATTCTGATGACGATACGATATTTGTTGAGTTTTGGACGAGCAATGGCGAATTTGCCAATAAAATAAAAGCAGGCGAAAAGCTCTTTGTGTACGATGGCACTGGTTTGTGGCCCGATAGTATAATGTTACTAACACCAACCGTTGGTGGACGTGAAGGTATGGATACAGAAGAAAGAATTAATGCCTACCGCAAAGCTGTGTTATCGCATGGGCGGATCGTTACAAAGGAAGATATTAAGGCTTTATGTTTTGAACATTTTGGTAATGATATAAAATCAGTGCTCATTAAAAAGGGATTACAGACTGGAAAATCGTCCGATCATGGATTTTCGCAAACACTTGATATCTTTATTACACTGCAAAAGGGCTCTGAAGATTTAGATAAAGCAGAAATTTCATATCTGAAAAAGGATCTTTTGGTCAAACTGGAAGAACAGTCAGCAAATATTCTACCTTACCGATGTTTTGTGAATGGCGAGTAAGTTTCTTTTTCCAACCTATCCCGTATAATTCGTAAAGTCTTTTATTCATACGAACATACTATTCTACCATCCCATTGGCCTGCATTATCATAGTTTTCAAGCTGAGATCTTCGGAGTTCTCTAATGTGGCCCTTAAGTGGGTCAATCACAAAATAAATATCCCCAATAGTTTCGGCTACTACTATAAAATGGCCTCCACCATTATTCCATTGAATTCGAAGAATGGCAGGGTATAATTGTTTCCCTTGTTTTGTAGTACAAGTGCGCAGGTTATTAAAATCGCAACCTTCGTAAAAGCTTGAGTGAGTGGATAACTTATGGTATAATGTATTACGCAAAGGAATCATGTTAGTACCATTAAACGGTACATAACCATTCTGCACTGTCATAAGTTCATCGCGCATCATTTTTTCTGTATATGCTTTATTTTTATAATAGTTCATAAGAACAATTAAGCAACACGTTGGGCCACAAGAATGACTTTTGCTTTGCCTGTATACACGATAGCTTCTCCCACTGTCAGATATCGATTCATCCATTCTTGCTTTTGTTCGGGTTGGATGAGGGCGTCCTATCATTATTGGAGAAATAGGGACAGCCCAAGTCCAATTGCTTGATAATGTGTTTAGCGCTGTTTGGTATTTTTTTGAACTTTTGGGACTGCGCCGTTCCAAATCATTTCTCATTCTAGTGAAATCTCTTGAAGTTAATCTATTAGCAGTTGTATCTCTTCGTAATTCAGGAATCAAATTACGTAGACAACTTGTTTTTTCGTTAAAACGTGTGAGATATTTTAAACTTCGTCTAACGTTGGTAACGTCAGTTATAAATTGGTTAAAAACAGTTTGATTTGACATTGTCTACTTTTTTTGATTATACTTTATCCAATTAATACGGTAGGAAACCCCAAGGTGATTTTACCTCCGTGTCCGGTGGTATCTCCCAGTCGAGCCGCCGGTCGCCCCCCAATAAGTACTGTAACAGAGCCTTGCGCAATTGGATCTGGTGGCCCAACACATGTACACATATCGCCAACAACGGCAGCAGGTAATCCTCCAATTAATACATTTGGTACACCCGGACCAATAACCGGGCCTCCAACATGTGGTATAGGCGAGGGAAATGCCGGTGTTTGCATCGGGCAAGTGTGCATATCTCCAATTCGTGCTGCTGGTAGTCCCATTTTTTCTTAATTAATTTTTACTAGCCCACCTACAATTGATGCAATCGCTCCCTCAACTTTCACTGAAGTTGCTCCTGTAAGAGAAGCTTCTGTACCTCCCATTATTTTTGCTGAAGTTGCAGCTGTTATGGAATAGGCTCCGCCAGAAGTTGTTGAAATTGCTCCTCCTGTCATTGTGTCCAAACCTTCTCCGCAGGTAACGCTCATAGACTTTCCTGAGGTAATTGATATGTTTCCGGTCGCCATAATCGAAAGGTCTTTCATTGTATTAAAAACTATTCCATCGGGTGATAATTCAATGGAGTTCTTTTTTTCATCTTCAATCTTAATCGATTTTTGCTGATCACTTAATGTTATTTGTTTTTTGTCAGGTGTTTTTATGGTAGTAGTACCTGAACTTTCATCAAACTGAAGGCTAAGTCCATTAAACATGATTCCTTTCAAACTGTTGTTGTTTGTCGGAAATTCATTGTTTGGTGTTCCTTTTCCGTTGTACAAACTTCCCATCACAAATGGCTGTTCCGGGTTGTTTCCTTCAAATCCAACCAAAACTTCGTCATCAATATCGGGCGTAAAATATACTCCACGACCAACTCCCGAATGAGCATTTGCAATTCTAATCCACGGGCTCGATTGTCCATCTTCCTGCCAATCAAAGTGTACACGTATTCTTCCTAACTTTTCGGGATCTCTGTTGTCTGTTACCAGTGCACTTTGCGGTTCGCAGTTTATTCTCACATCCGGGTCGGTATATTCAGGCACTGTTGCCTCTGCTGATACTCCTTTAAATGAATTTGAATAAGTACCCAAATCATTTATTGTATGAACCAATTGGGTGACTATATATTCGCCGTAATCCACATTCCCGGAATCATACATTTTTAGTGCCTTGATTTTTACCTTACCTCCAAGTTTTAATAATGGATTTACGCTTTTCCCTTCTATGTTTGATATTCCCGATGATTGAGCTTTTTCCTTGATGTCAGAAATTTCCTTTAGGTGTTTGGCAAAGCTATCTTTTGAAACATTCAGGTAATTTGCCAGTTTCTGAGGTTGGTACGAAAAATGTTTTGCCGACGCATCGTGTGCCAGACCGCCCACTTCATTTTGCTCTTTTTTGCCGGTTGTTTTGGTCGATTGATTTTCAATGGTCTGATTATTATGATAGTCGCGGTACTTGATTTTGAAATTTATTGGTTTCATACTAATTCCAAAATCAAATTCAGACTGGTCGAGCCCCATTGTTATTTCCGGTTTCGATTTTGTATTTAAAGGTCCAAAATTAAATTCGGTACCATCATAATACATCCATTCTCCATACTTTTTTGATAAACGGCTGATAAAATCGTAACTGGTTTCGTTGTATTGAACCGTATATTCGAAATTGGTTGTTATCTGCGGTTTTATGTTCGCTTTTAATAAATCTTTCGGATAAGGTTTTAATACTTCCTCAACAATCTGTTTTAAATTTCTGGTTTCAAACGATCTGCAGCCAGGCAGGTCTTCCAACAAAAATTCAGGGCTTTTACCTGAAATAATAATTTTATTAAAATCAGAATAGTCTGAGCGAGTACCCCTGACATTTGTAATTATCCCTTTAAAAAATATGCTGTCGGATGAATTCATATCCTCAGTCATACTTATATTCATTGTAAAAACAATCGACGAACCAATAAATTTTTTTGTTTTGTCAATCACAAAACCTTCTATTGATTCAATTGAATCGTGACGGCAAATAAGCTCAAATTTACTTGGGCCATAAATGCTCTGTTCAATTTTAAGGCTATTAAAATCATCCAGTTTTTTACCATCAATTTCTATTTTAACTTCTGATGCAATTGCCATTCGTTGTACTTTAATGCTTAAACCGACACGTGGCCAATCCAACAATTGTAATGGGTGGCTCCTTCAATACTTATTTCTCTTGTCGAGATTGTCATTTCAACAATCTCTTCACTTTTTTCCTGGAACGAATCTTTGTAGCGCACACATAAACCATCTACAAAATTGATTGTTTTAAGGGCTTTCCCATTTTCTTTTCCAATAAACACAATTCGCCCGTTTTTAACAGAGTGAAACATTACCCAATTAAGAATCTCACCGTCGTTTTCAATGGCAACAGTGATATTGATTTTTCCACCCATTAATTTTCCGGTGGTTCTTCCTTGTTTATCAGTAGGCCAAATAAATTCGAAATCGCAAGCAAGAATTCTAATGCCTGTTTTTTCATTTTTATGTCCACTAATATATAACCGCGCTGATAATGACATAATTTATTTTTGAAACGGTTCCACACTTATTTTTGTGATCTTAGTAAATTCACAACCAAGCACCTTTTATTAAAAGGATATTTTGTAGTTTATTTTATACTTACCTGCAATAAGCGCATGAAAGTATTTCTTGTTTTCATCAATTATTTATTCGCTATATCAAGAACTCCAGGCATTTATGATTTCGCCATTACCCATTGTTACAACCTGAGCAACTATTGTAATGGATGTTACCATTGCTCCTGAACCTCCCGAGTGATCGAAGGTTTCGCTGAAAGAAGATATGAATGCATTTTGAAAACTTAAATCACGCATGGTTGATTCTTCGTTCCTTTTAATGTAGGTTATTGTACCTTCTTTTAACATTTCTCCCACACAAATGTGCTCGAAAAATAGATTATTGGCGTTCGATTCCATGGTAATGTTTATTTCTCCTCCAACAGTTGAAGAGGTCGGTCGGCCCATTTCATCCACTGCACGGTAAACATTATAACTGGAACTTAGCACTCTAAATTCCTGACCGGTTGTTTTAAATATTGCTTTAAATGACATAATTTCAAATTTTAATTTGTTTCACAATAAGGATTATAACCGGCTTAATCATCGAGCCATTCGTTTGTGTGAGTAGCATTTCCCATGCTTATTTCTTTGGCTGATAATGAAAATGAAATTGAACCATTTCCTGATTCGCCAAACGATTCACTAAAGTCAGTCATAAAGGCTTCTTTAAATTCAAATTCTTTCAATTTGCCTTCTTCTTCGCTTTTCATTATGGTGATTTTACCATCTTTTCTCATGTAACTATCGCACATCCACTCTAAAAACTCATTTTCTTTTGTTGATTCCAAGGTTATATGAATTTCTCCTCCCTGTGTTTCGGAAGCCGGTTGCCCGGTGTGGTCGGTATGTTGCCTGAGGCTGTAGCTAAAGCTTTGCACCGGATGACTTTTGCCATCCACTTCAATAGAAATATTCGACTTTGCTAACATAACTTGTTGTTTTAAAGATTAATACTTAATTTGATTTGTAATTAGTTTTGTTCATAATCTGAGTCCCACTCAGTTCCATCATCGCCTTTTTGTCCGTCCATTTTAATCATAAAGTTTTTAGCTGGAAAATAAGGTGTCATGTGTATGTCAAGGTAGATCCTGTCTTTTTGAACCGGGTCTTGTTCGAACCTTTTTACGGAGAAGTTTTCTATAAGTTTGCCCGGGCCGGTAATACTATCCAGAAATTTTACAATCTGAGAAAGTATTTCTTTTCTGGTTTTTACATTGAAATTCTCGAAGGCACGACGGTTTAAAAAATCCATCATTACTTTGGTTACATAGTCGAAAACCCGAACTACCGAATAGGTTTGCAATCCAAGATTATCGCCATTAAAAAGTGTTTTGGCCGAAAATGCCATTACTTTTCCGTATTCGTTAACCATTGGAACAAGGCCCATTTTTTCAAGATTTGCAATCTCACTTTTTTTCAGATCGAAGGTTACACCATCCACTTCGTTTAAACCACCGTGTTTTTTTCCGGCAGCTACTTGCGACATTAGGGTATTGTAAATTGTTCCGGCCAGTGCTCCCGACGGTGGAACAAAAAGTTCTTCCTCTTCGCCAACTTCATCAAATTTATCTCGACCGACAAGCCAGTTGCATGCCATCATTACGTTTGAGCGGAACATATCGCCTCCGGTAAGATTTGCCATTTCGAATAAGTCCATTACATCATCCGGATTATCGAGATGTTCAAAATCGGTTACCATCATAACTTTGTTTTCGTGCGCTATTTTTGCCCACTTTTCAACTACTTTGTTCGATCCCAAATAACCGGGTACAACCAAAATTCCATAGTTTTCGCGTAGGTCGAGGCGGTCGTATTTACTTACCAGTTCTTCTCGCACTGCATCAATAAAACGGGTGTCGTCCAGATCCTTCAACTGCTCAAGGTCGGCATTCATTATTGATACATTTTTAAGCTTCGAGCTTTCCGTGTTTTTGTAAAACAAGGCAACCGAGCGGTACGATTTCTCCAAATCGCGTGTTTCTTCAATAGCCTTTGCCATATTTGTTTTAAAAGTTCTGTCAGCAACTTCAATATTTTTTTCGCTGGCTTCAACCATTTCAGAAATGCTTTCCGACGAGTTTAAAACAGCTGCCCACAACTGTAATGTTTTTTTTAGTTTTTCACGATCTGCTTTATAAGCTGATTCCGATAAGAAAATTCGCTTTCTCGCTTTTCGTTCAGGATTCATGTTTTCAACGCCTGCAAAAGCCATTTCCAACAAATCAAAACCTCCGTTCCCGGCAAGTTTGTTCAGTCCTGTTTTTAGTTGTTCTGCAGGGTTTTCAATACTTTGTACGTTTTCTAATACTTTTTCTTTGTATTGAGCAATATTTTGTGCGCCTTCTAATTCAGCCATAATATTAAGTTTTAGTGTTAATGAATTTGAATTACCTGGTTTCTTCCAATTCTTTAATTAAAGCATACATAACTCCCAGTAAGTCAGCTTTCGATTCCGGATTTTCCAGCGTTTTTCGTAATAGCTTATTACTTTTTAACTGCTTAATTATTTTTTGGTATTGCTCTTTTTCAATCGTTAGATCCTGAAGGAAGGAGCTTTGAGCAGTGATTCCTTTTATTCCAAAATCGGAGAGTCCCCTAAACGAGAGTTTTTCCTGTTTCCCGGCTCCTTCACTGTCTTCAAAATCCACTTCTATTTCAGGTTTGTAGTGCTCAAAAACGTCATCAATGGTTTGCAACCCTTCAACAATTTGAGGTTTGATTGGTGCATCACCTGTTAGTTTTTCACACAGTAGTGTTCTGTTTTGCGGTATTTCGGCAAATGCTTCGCTGGCATCGCCTTTTACTTCTGTTCCGCCAATTCCGTACTCTTGCATAATGTATATTTTAAGTTAATAATATTTGTATGTTTCTCAGTTCTATTGTTTGATTCCAATTTCCCATTCCAAATCGTTCTCTTTTCCCAGTTTTAAATACAGCTTCGATCCTTTTCCAATTTCACCTGCAATGATTTTTTTCGAAAGAGGTCGTCGGAGTTTATTACGTATTACGCCGATTAGCGGGCGCGCTCCGTATTTGGGAGTAAAACCAGATTTGGCAAGATGTTCTTTTGCATCTTGGTCAATGTTTAGTTCAATTCCCTGAGCTTCCAGTGATTTATACAGGTTCTTTAAATGGATCTCAAAGATCTTTAACACATTTTCTTCGCTGATTGGAGCAAATGGGATTATCTCAGTAAGTCGTCCGAGAAATTCTGGCCTGAAATGGTTTTCCATAATTTCAGCTAGCTTGTTTGAAGGTGGAACAACTCCTTTATTAAATTCGTCAACTATATAAGCACTTCCAATATTCGAAGTAAAAAGGATTACTGCATTCGAAAAATCTCCTTCTTTTCCCAAACGGTCGTGTAATTTCCCCTCGTCCAGAATTTGTAAGAATATGTCGAATACGGAAGAGTGGGCCTTTTCAATTTCATCGAACAAAACTATGGCATAGGGTTTCTGCCGTATTTTATTTACCAGCAATCCTCCTTCCTCGTAACCAACGTAACCGGGAGGTGCTCCGTAAAGTAGTGCTGCCGAGTGTTCTTCTT contains:
- a CDS encoding DUF5458 family protein; translation: MAELEGAQNIAQYKEKVLENVQSIENPAEQLKTGLNKLAGNGGFDLLEMAFAGVENMNPERKARKRIFLSESAYKADREKLKKTLQLWAAVLNSSESISEMVEASEKNIEVADRTFKTNMAKAIEETRDLEKSYRSVALFYKNTESSKLKNVSIMNADLEQLKDLDDTRFIDAVREELVSKYDRLDLRENYGILVVPGYLGSNKVVEKWAKIAHENKVMMVTDFEHLDNPDDVMDLFEMANLTGGDMFRSNVMMACNWLVGRDKFDEVGEEEELFVPPSGALAGTIYNTLMSQVAAGKKHGGLNEVDGVTFDLKKSEIANLEKMGLVPMVNEYGKVMAFSAKTLFNGDNLGLQTYSVVRVFDYVTKVMMDFLNRRAFENFNVKTRKEILSQIVKFLDSITGPGKLIENFSVKRFEQDPVQKDRIYLDIHMTPYFPAKNFMIKMDGQKGDDGTEWDSDYEQN